One genomic segment of [Phormidium] sp. ETS-05 includes these proteins:
- a CDS encoding bifunctional diguanylate cyclase/phosphodiesterase — protein sequence MKENRINPSESDILIVDDKPDNIRILSSLLKEQGYKVRQALSGEMAMMAARAAQPDLILLDIMMPGLDGYQVCQLLKQDATTAAIPVIFLSALDDILDKVKAFSVGGADYITKPFHVLEVLVRVENQLALKAANQQIRQLNHQLEERVQERTRQLEIANTKLLEMALHDPLTGLPNRALFMERVLGEIARSHQEDGYQFVVMFLDCDRFKVINDSLGHIVGDQLLVAIARRLQEHMDKKDTLARLGGDEFAILLPAVENIHQATRVAQNMIDALCYPFQLERHEVFINASIGIAPSCADYSKPEHLLRDADTAMYRAKNSGRACYHIFDRAMHDAAVALLELENDLRRAVEREEFILHYQPIVDLALGRISGFEALVRWQHPQRGMVSPASFIPVAEETGLIVPIGNWVMRQACHQLRLWQEQKLATVDFGMGVNLSVRQFSQPNLIAEIDEVLQKNQLNPQNLKLEITETAIMDNPRHASQLLLQLRSRQIQLAIDDFGTGYSSLSYLHSFPVDILKVDRSFVKGLQGNQENLGLVVAIINIARTMGMTVVAEGIETEDQLWCLRDLECGFGQGYLFSKPLDAQTAGALIAANPRW from the coding sequence ATGAAGGAAAATAGAATCAATCCTAGCGAATCAGATATCCTCATCGTTGATGACAAACCTGATAATATTCGCATTTTATCTTCTCTGCTGAAAGAGCAAGGGTATAAAGTGCGTCAAGCCTTGAGCGGAGAAATGGCTATGATGGCGGCGCGGGCTGCCCAGCCCGATTTGATATTGCTGGATATTATGATGCCGGGATTAGATGGCTATCAGGTGTGTCAATTGCTAAAGCAAGATGCTACCACGGCGGCAATCCCTGTAATTTTTCTAAGCGCGTTAGATGATATTTTAGATAAAGTCAAGGCGTTTAGTGTAGGAGGTGCTGACTACATTACTAAGCCATTTCATGTATTAGAAGTTTTGGTGAGGGTGGAAAATCAACTAGCCCTCAAAGCTGCTAATCAGCAGATTCGCCAGCTTAATCATCAATTAGAAGAGCGGGTACAAGAGCGGACTCGGCAGTTAGAAATTGCCAATACTAAATTATTGGAGATGGCCCTACATGACCCGCTGACGGGATTGCCGAATCGGGCTTTATTTATGGAGCGAGTCTTAGGGGAGATTGCCCGGAGTCACCAGGAGGATGGATATCAGTTTGTGGTGATGTTTTTGGATTGCGATCGCTTTAAGGTCATCAATGATTCCCTCGGTCATATTGTGGGTGACCAATTGCTGGTAGCCATTGCCCGCCGCCTCCAAGAACATATGGACAAAAAAGATACTCTAGCTCGTCTTGGCGGCGATGAATTCGCCATTTTGCTCCCAGCGGTGGAAAATATCCACCAAGCCACTAGAGTCGCCCAGAATATGATTGATGCGCTTTGCTATCCTTTTCAACTGGAACGACACGAAGTATTTATCAATGCTAGTATCGGTATTGCCCCTAGTTGTGCAGATTATTCTAAACCAGAACACCTGCTCCGGGATGCGGATACGGCTATGTACCGCGCCAAAAATTCTGGCCGTGCTTGTTATCATATTTTTGACCGGGCGATGCACGATGCAGCGGTGGCGCTGTTGGAGCTAGAAAATGACCTGCGGCGAGCGGTGGAGCGGGAGGAGTTTATTCTCCACTACCAGCCGATCGTTGACCTGGCATTGGGCAGGATTTCTGGCTTTGAAGCCTTAGTACGCTGGCAGCATCCCCAGCGGGGGATGGTGTCTCCCGCCAGTTTTATTCCGGTGGCTGAAGAAACTGGGTTAATTGTGCCTATAGGCAATTGGGTGATGCGTCAAGCCTGCCATCAGTTGCGGCTTTGGCAGGAGCAAAAACTGGCTACAGTGGATTTTGGTATGGGGGTTAATCTTTCCGTGCGCCAGTTTTCCCAGCCCAATTTAATTGCAGAAATCGATGAGGTGCTGCAGAAAAATCAGCTCAATCCTCAGAATTTAAAGCTGGAAATTACGGAAACGGCTATTATGGATAACCCGCGTCATGCTTCCCAACTGCTGCTGCAACTGCGATCGCGGCAAATTCAGCTCGCGATTGATGATTTTGGTACGGGTTATTCTTCTTTGAGCTATCTCCACTCATTCCCGGTGGATATCCTCAAGGTTGACCGATCGTTCGTGAAGGGGTTACAGGGAAATCAGGAAAATTTGGGCTTAGTGGTGGCAATTATCAATATCGCCCGCACGATGGGGATGACGGTGGTGGCGGAAGGTATCGAAACTGAAGACCAGCTATGGTGTCTGCGAGACCTAGAATGTGGTTTTGGTCAAGGATATCTATTTTCTAAACCTTTGGATGCCCAAACCGCAGGGGCGCTAATTGCAGCTAATCCCCGCTGGTGA
- the rfbC gene encoding dTDP-4-dehydrorhamnose 3,5-epimerase, with product MKIVATEIPEVLIIEPKVFGDDRGFFFESYNQRLFTELTGLDLNFVQDNHSRSAQNVLRGLHYQIQQPQGKLVRAAVGAIFDVAVDIRKNSPHFGQWVGCLLSAENHRQLWVPAGFAHGFFVVSPFAEVLYKTTDYYAPQSERSILWNDPDLGIDWPLNGATPILSAKDQAGQPFATAEVFQ from the coding sequence ATGAAGATTGTTGCCACAGAAATCCCAGAAGTATTGATTATCGAACCCAAGGTGTTTGGGGACGATCGGGGCTTTTTCTTTGAAAGCTATAACCAGCGCCTCTTTACCGAGCTTACCGGATTAGACCTCAATTTCGTCCAAGACAATCACTCCCGCTCCGCCCAAAACGTCCTGCGCGGACTCCACTACCAAATCCAGCAACCCCAAGGCAAGCTGGTCCGCGCCGCTGTCGGCGCCATCTTTGACGTAGCCGTAGATATCCGCAAAAATTCCCCCCATTTTGGCCAATGGGTCGGCTGCCTCCTCAGCGCCGAAAACCATCGCCAGCTTTGGGTCCCCGCCGGTTTCGCCCACGGCTTTTTCGTCGTTTCTCCATTCGCCGAAGTCCTCTACAAAACTACAGATTACTACGCCCCCCAATCTGAGCGATCGATTTTGTGGAATGACCCGGACCTGGGCATCGATTGGCCCCTGAATGGTGCCACCCCCATCCTCTCCGCCAAAGATCAAGCCGGTCAACCCTTCGCCACAGCGGAGGTATTCCAGTGA
- a CDS encoding GAF domain-containing protein, which translates to MTNDKGQMKNLVAGTIATGEEFFPALVRNLATALDVSCALVAEKVEENIIRTLAVWFEGKLAANWELDWTGTDWEFILREGKAQFYGQQIKENFPGIEIFQKMRAEFCLGMPLVDGEGETIGLICIAADSLMADQDNAQAIVQIFAARATAELQRHKAENARRRAYEELEIRVNEATLGLQQRTAELVAANAALEKEINQRNRVESALRNSEKRLRMQQSAMVELAKNKNFYEGNILEAMKAICRISGQTINVERASVWFYNEDQSKIQLGCLYELSNNRYADLSFSLGVTDYPSYFRALAADKVIAAHDAHYDPRTAEFREGYLKPLGITSMLDVPINFKGKTVGVICLEHVGKKRKWAIEEENFVSYLAYTISLALEARERGIAEQALKESEERWQLAARGSNDGIWDWHIKTNQVFFSAGWKQILGYEEEELPNEPDEFYKRIHPEDLAKVMQAMEDHLRKKTPYYTAEYRLQCKNGTYKWISARAQAMWDEAGEPVRMTGSHTDISDRKRAELALRQSLLREQTIARVVQRMRETLDMDQIFTATTEELRAAINCDRVAVYRFHPDWSGSFVCESVASGWKLLVEAQTSDPSLTEIAVNKDGCVVKNLNITTSNIPDTYLQENEGGIYRMGTSYRCIPDIYAAGFDPCYLELLEQFQARAYITVPIFCGSQLWGLLATYQNSGPRQWEEGEIRSVVQIGTQLGIAVQQAQLLSQTRAVAAELQIAKEQADAANRAKSEFLANMSHELRTPLNAILGMTQLLHRDKTISPKQQQYLDIISSSGEHLLGLINDILNMSKIEAGRVTIKENTFNLHDLLDSLQDMLQVKAKSKGLDLQCDRAPEVPEYIKTDEGKLRQVLINLLGNAIKFTQKGIVTLRVRLAEQKHRHVNPKLHFEIEDTGSGIAPEEIDQLFKTFGQTATGLQSGEGTGLGLTISQKFVQLMGGEISVETRLGKGSKFSFDIQYETVKEPNIQNHVAAGKKIIGLAPDQPSYRILVVEDQPTNRLLLMELLESVGFEVRAAVNGQEGVTIWDSWEPHLIWMDMQMPVMNGFEATKEIKSHLKGQATVIIALTASAFEEQRQVILSSGCDDFVRKPFRAEEIFTKMSDYLGVRYLYKEEQPPAENLLPVSSDVPSAEDQAVREVATMPGEWLEQLYNAASQCSGSLVSQLVAQIPPENQALADVINELVDNFRFDKIMELARLEA; encoded by the coding sequence ATGACAAATGACAAAGGACAAATGAAAAATTTGGTGGCGGGAACGATCGCCACTGGGGAGGAATTTTTTCCGGCTTTGGTGAGAAATCTGGCAACGGCTTTGGATGTAAGCTGTGCTTTGGTGGCAGAAAAAGTTGAGGAAAATATAATCCGCACTTTAGCGGTTTGGTTTGAGGGAAAATTGGCGGCAAATTGGGAATTAGATTGGACTGGTACTGATTGGGAGTTCATCCTCAGAGAGGGGAAAGCCCAGTTTTACGGACAACAGATTAAGGAAAACTTCCCGGGGATAGAGATATTTCAGAAGATGAGAGCGGAGTTTTGCTTGGGGATGCCCTTGGTGGATGGGGAGGGGGAGACGATCGGGCTGATCTGTATCGCTGCTGATAGTCTGATGGCAGACCAGGACAATGCCCAAGCGATCGTCCAAATATTTGCCGCCAGAGCCACAGCCGAACTGCAGCGACATAAAGCCGAAAATGCCCGGCGCCGCGCCTATGAAGAATTAGAAATTAGGGTGAATGAAGCGACATTAGGACTACAGCAACGCACCGCAGAATTAGTGGCGGCTAATGCGGCATTGGAAAAAGAAATTAACCAAAGAAATCGAGTAGAATCTGCCCTAAGAAACAGCGAAAAACGCCTGCGGATGCAGCAATCTGCTATGGTGGAACTGGCGAAAAATAAAAATTTTTATGAAGGCAATATTCTAGAAGCAATGAAAGCGATTTGCCGGATTTCTGGCCAAACGATAAATGTGGAAAGAGCCAGCGTGTGGTTTTATAATGAGGATCAATCTAAAATTCAGTTAGGTTGCTTATATGAATTGAGCAACAACCGGTATGCAGACCTATCGTTTAGCCTAGGGGTCACGGATTATCCCAGTTATTTTCGCGCCTTAGCAGCGGATAAAGTGATTGCGGCCCATGATGCCCACTATGACCCGCGTACCGCAGAGTTTCGGGAAGGTTATCTGAAACCGCTGGGGATTACATCAATGCTGGATGTGCCCATCAATTTTAAAGGTAAAACTGTGGGGGTCATTTGTTTAGAACACGTGGGGAAAAAACGGAAGTGGGCGATTGAGGAGGAAAACTTTGTCAGCTATTTAGCATATACGATTTCCTTGGCTTTGGAAGCGAGGGAGCGTGGCATCGCTGAGCAAGCGCTGAAAGAAAGTGAGGAAAGGTGGCAGCTCGCGGCGCGGGGGAGTAATGATGGCATTTGGGATTGGCATATTAAAACTAATCAGGTGTTTTTCTCGGCTGGATGGAAGCAAATTTTGGGTTATGAGGAGGAGGAGTTACCCAATGAACCGGATGAGTTTTACAAACGCATTCATCCAGAGGATTTGGCGAAAGTAATGCAGGCAATGGAAGACCACTTGCGCAAAAAAACCCCTTATTATACGGCGGAATATCGCCTGCAATGTAAAAATGGCACCTATAAATGGATTTCGGCTCGAGCCCAGGCGATGTGGGATGAAGCAGGGGAACCAGTGCGGATGACCGGTTCTCATACGGATATCAGCGATCGTAAACGTGCGGAATTAGCGCTGCGCCAAAGTCTGCTGCGGGAACAGACGATCGCTCGAGTGGTGCAGCGGATGCGGGAAACTTTGGATATGGACCAGATTTTTACCGCCACCACTGAAGAACTACGAGCCGCCATTAACTGCGATCGGGTAGCGGTTTACCGCTTCCACCCCGACTGGAGCGGCTCGTTTGTCTGCGAATCTGTAGCCTCCGGTTGGAAACTGCTAGTAGAGGCGCAAACCTCAGACCCTAGCTTAACAGAAATCGCCGTTAATAAAGACGGTTGTGTAGTCAAAAACTTGAATATTACCACCAGCAACATTCCAGATACATACTTGCAAGAAAACGAAGGCGGGATTTACCGTATGGGTACGAGCTACCGCTGTATTCCCGATATCTACGCGGCTGGTTTTGACCCCTGCTACCTAGAACTTTTAGAGCAATTTCAAGCACGAGCTTACATCACAGTCCCCATATTCTGCGGTAGCCAACTGTGGGGATTACTCGCCACTTACCAAAACTCTGGACCGCGCCAATGGGAAGAAGGGGAAATCCGCAGTGTGGTGCAAATCGGCACTCAGTTAGGAATTGCCGTGCAGCAAGCCCAGTTGCTCAGTCAAACCCGAGCGGTTGCTGCCGAATTACAAATCGCCAAAGAGCAAGCGGACGCCGCCAATCGGGCTAAAAGCGAATTTTTAGCCAATATGAGCCACGAACTGCGGACGCCCTTAAATGCTATTCTAGGGATGACGCAACTGCTGCACCGAGACAAAACTATATCGCCCAAACAACAGCAATATCTCGATATCATCAGCAGCTCTGGCGAACACCTGCTGGGGTTGATTAATGATATCCTGAATATGTCTAAAATTGAGGCGGGCAGGGTGACAATCAAAGAAAACACCTTCAACCTACACGATTTGCTCGATTCCCTGCAGGATATGCTGCAAGTGAAAGCGAAATCTAAGGGTTTAGATTTGCAGTGCGATCGCGCCCCCGAAGTCCCCGAATACATCAAAACCGACGAAGGAAAATTACGTCAAGTTTTAATTAACTTACTAGGCAACGCCATCAAATTTACCCAAAAAGGCATTGTCACCCTTCGCGTCCGACTGGCAGAGCAAAAACATCGTCACGTCAATCCAAAGCTCCACTTTGAAATCGAAGACACTGGCTCTGGCATTGCTCCAGAAGAAATCGACCAGCTCTTTAAAACCTTTGGCCAAACCGCTACAGGTTTGCAGTCCGGGGAAGGCACCGGTTTGGGTTTGACCATTAGTCAAAAGTTTGTCCAGCTCATGGGGGGAGAAATCTCCGTAGAAACCCGGTTAGGGAAAGGAAGCAAATTCAGCTTTGATATCCAATACGAAACTGTAAAAGAGCCCAATATTCAAAACCACGTGGCCGCCGGGAAAAAAATTATCGGACTCGCTCCGGATCAACCCTCCTACCGCATTCTTGTGGTAGAAGATCAGCCTACCAACCGGCTGCTACTGATGGAGCTACTGGAGTCCGTGGGTTTTGAAGTGCGCGCTGCTGTCAACGGCCAAGAAGGCGTCACCATCTGGGATAGTTGGGAACCACACCTAATTTGGATGGATATGCAGATGCCGGTAATGAACGGCTTTGAAGCCACTAAGGAGATTAAATCCCATTTGAAAGGTCAGGCGACAGTAATTATCGCGCTGACGGCCAGTGCTTTTGAAGAGCAAAGGCAGGTGATTTTATCCTCCGGTTGTGATGACTTCGTGCGCAAACCGTTTCGCGCTGAGGAAATTTTTACCAAGATGAGCGATTATTTGGGCGTCCGATACCTATATAAAGAAGAGCAGCCCCCAGCAGAAAACCTACTACCCGTTTCTTCTGATGTGCCATCCGCAGAGGATCAAGCTGTTCGAGAGGTCGCCACCATGCCTGGTGAGTGGTTGGAGCAGTTGTATAATGCGGCATCCCAATGCAGTGGCTCTTTGGTGAGCCAGCTCGTGGCGCAAATACCCCCGGAAAATCAGGCGCTGGCTGATGTGATTAACGAATTAGTGGATAACTTCCGATTTGATAAAATTATGGAGTTGGCGCGGCTGGAAGCATAG
- the rfbD gene encoding dTDP-4-dehydrorhamnose reductase has product MKILLIGTQGQLGTELIPLLAPLGNLTAVDRDTLNLADSDSVRQVVQQVKPDAIVNAAAYTAVDKAESEPELAMAVNGIGVGVLAEETRNLGARLIHISTDYVFDGTQSQPYQDTDTTNPLGIYGKSKLLGEQNITATGANAIIIRTAWVYGTGGPGNFVKTMLRLGGQREEIRVVADQIGSPTWTRDLAGAITYLVENPAAPGIYHYTNSGVCSWYDFAVAIFEEAALLGYPLQVQRVIPITTAEYPTRAKRPGYSVLSSAKISAVLGTHPPHWRQSLRQMLSLFVPGHLSLVP; this is encoded by the coding sequence GTGAAAATCCTACTCATTGGCACCCAAGGTCAACTAGGGACAGAACTAATCCCCCTCCTGGCACCCCTAGGAAATCTCACTGCAGTCGATCGCGATACCCTGAATTTAGCAGACTCCGACTCCGTGCGGCAGGTAGTACAACAAGTAAAACCCGATGCCATCGTCAACGCCGCCGCATACACCGCCGTTGACAAAGCCGAGTCAGAACCAGAACTGGCAATGGCAGTCAATGGCATCGGCGTCGGCGTCTTGGCAGAAGAAACCCGCAATCTCGGTGCCAGATTAATTCACATTTCCACCGATTACGTCTTCGATGGCACCCAGAGCCAACCCTACCAAGACACCGACACCACCAATCCCCTAGGAATCTATGGCAAATCCAAATTACTAGGAGAACAGAACATCACCGCCACTGGCGCCAATGCCATTATCATCCGCACCGCCTGGGTTTACGGCACCGGCGGTCCCGGCAACTTCGTCAAAACCATGCTCCGTTTAGGCGGACAACGAGAAGAAATCCGAGTTGTCGCCGACCAAATCGGCAGTCCCACTTGGACGCGAGATTTAGCCGGAGCCATTACTTACCTAGTGGAAAATCCCGCTGCACCAGGAATTTACCACTACACCAATAGCGGCGTTTGTAGCTGGTATGATTTCGCCGTCGCCATCTTTGAAGAAGCCGCCCTCCTAGGATATCCCCTGCAAGTGCAGCGGGTCATCCCCATCACCACCGCCGAATACCCCACCAGAGCCAAACGCCCCGGTTATTCCGTCTTATCCTCTGCCAAAATCAGCGCAGTGTTGGGAACCCATCCCCCCCACTGGCGTCAGTCCCTGCGCCAAATGCTCTCACTGTTTGTCCCTGGTCATTTGTCCCTAGTCCCTTGA
- a CDS encoding glucose-1-phosphate thymidylyltransferase — protein MKALILSGGKGTRLRPLTYSGAKQLVPVANKPILWYGIEGIVAAGITDIGIIISPETGNEVRDLTGDGFLFGANITYILQEEPAGLAHAVKVAQPFLGDSPFIMYLGDNIIEANLGEFLASFQNNQLDSLILLRRVSNPSAFGVAKVDDFGRVEFLVEKPKNPPSNLALVGVYFFSPAIHQAISQIQPSARGELEITDAIQWLIDQRYPVESRILEGWWLDTGKKDDLLEANRIVLDTQITPKVTEIMGELDSRSQAIGRVKIGAGTRLVNSSIRGPAIVGANCYLENCFIGPYTSIADGATLIEADIEHSVILQGAKIDRIQQRIVDSVIGRRAHLTLADRRPKALRLMIGDDSQIELA, from the coding sequence ATGAAAGCACTGATTCTCTCTGGCGGTAAAGGCACTCGCCTACGTCCCCTGACCTATTCTGGCGCCAAACAATTGGTGCCCGTGGCTAATAAACCCATCCTTTGGTATGGTATCGAGGGCATTGTTGCGGCTGGTATCACCGATATTGGCATTATTATCAGTCCCGAAACTGGTAATGAAGTTAGAGATTTGACGGGCGATGGCTTCCTCTTCGGCGCCAATATTACCTATATCCTCCAAGAAGAACCCGCCGGACTGGCTCACGCCGTGAAAGTTGCCCAGCCTTTTTTGGGCGATTCTCCTTTTATTATGTATTTGGGGGATAATATTATCGAGGCGAATTTGGGCGAGTTTTTAGCCAGTTTCCAAAATAATCAGCTAGATTCGCTCATCCTCCTGCGCCGCGTCTCTAATCCCAGTGCGTTTGGGGTGGCGAAAGTTGATGATTTTGGCCGAGTGGAGTTTTTGGTAGAAAAACCGAAAAATCCTCCTTCTAATTTGGCATTGGTGGGGGTGTACTTTTTTTCCCCCGCGATTCATCAGGCGATATCTCAAATTCAACCCTCGGCTCGGGGCGAACTAGAAATTACTGATGCCATTCAGTGGCTGATTGACCAACGCTATCCCGTGGAATCTCGGATTTTAGAGGGTTGGTGGCTGGATACGGGGAAAAAAGATGATTTGCTCGAAGCAAATCGGATTGTGTTGGATACCCAGATTACGCCCAAGGTAACAGAGATTATGGGCGAATTGGATAGCCGCAGTCAGGCGATCGGGCGGGTGAAAATTGGCGCCGGGACTCGACTGGTGAACAGTTCCATTCGTGGTCCCGCGATCGTCGGGGCGAACTGCTATCTAGAAAACTGCTTTATCGGTCCCTACACCAGCATCGCCGATGGCGCCACCCTCATCGAGGCTGACATCGAACATAGCGTGATTTTGCAGGGAGCGAAAATCGATCGGATCCAACAGCGCATCGTGGATAGCGTCATCGGACGCCGCGCCCATCTCACTTTAGCCGATCGGCGTCCCAAAGCTCTCCGCTTGATGATTGGCGATGACTCCCAAATCGAACTAGCTTAG